One stretch of Cryptococcus neoformans var. neoformans B-3501A chromosome 5, whole genome shotgun sequence DNA includes these proteins:
- a CDS encoding hypothetical protein (HMMPfam hit to Zn_clus, Fungal Zn(2)-Cys(6) binuclear cluster domain, score: 39.5, E(): 9.4e-09) encodes MSAQDHLDSPELRFPSAEINDLTPQRKSGELDDTKVKRATVACNACRARKIKCSGDKPICTTCAKGSVRCEYPTVRKRKRGSTKKKKDSGSDQLDPALAAPLFTQTSNMPESTAGTSPLDSNPFAPPFNPFAVTPQHASTSFVAHSIPDWAQSPWKNITGGDIVGQGMDNVDQSTLDILSWDLGAKFPSGTEPGTGNHTSTSDIDSGRMWENTSSTSNLGVIEVAFFRCLIYWVVVCVTRMKETT; translated from the coding sequence ATGTCAGCTCAAGACCATCTCGATTCCCCAGAACTGCGATTTCCATCGGCGGAGATTAATGACCTCACACCGCAAAGAAAATCTGGTGAACTGGACGATACTAAAGTCAAGCGTGCGACTGTAGCTTGCAACGCCTGTCGTGCTAGGAAAATCAAATGCTCGGGTGATAAACCGATATGCACGACCTGTGCTAAAGGATCAGTACGATGTGAATATCCGACTGTTCGGAAGCGGAAGCGGGGTAGTActaagaagaagaaggattcTGGTAGTGATCAACTCGATCCGGCACTGGCTGCTCCATTATTCACTCAAACTTCAAATATGCCAGAGTCCACGGCGGGGACATCTCCATTGGATAGTAATCCTTTCGCGCCTCCATTTAATCCTTTCGCCGTTACACCGCAACATGCTTCGACATCGTTCGTCGCCCATTCCATTCCGGATTGGGCTCAAAGTCCATGGAAGAACATTACTGGAGGCGATATAGTGGGCCAGGGGATGGACAATGTTGATCAAAGTACCCTAGATATCCTCTCTTGGGACTTAGGTGCGAAATTTCCTTCCGGAACCGAGCCAGGCACTGGCAATCATACGTCCACATCGGACATTGATTCCGGTCGCATGTGGGAAAATACAAGCAGTACATCGAATTTAGGGGTTATAGAGGTTGCATTTTTCCGTTGTTTAATTTATTGGGTTGTCGTGTGTGTTACCCGAATGAAAGAAACTACTTAA
- a CDS encoding hypothetical protein (HMMPfam hit to Sugar_tr, Sugar (and other) transporter, score: 395.9, E(): 4.8e-116) has translation MLRNTLLKGRAVNWAITACCGSAFLLFGYDQGVMSGLLTGSAFTQQFPEIDTTDGGNGSASLQGTVVAIYEIGCLFGSLFTFFFGERLGRRRCIMLGCTVLIIGATLQTASFGIPQLIVGRIITGLGNGVNTSTVPVWHSETTQATDRGRALAIELAINIFGVMTAYWIDYGMSFVNSPAQFRAPLAIQLLFAIVTILLVLVLPESPRWLLKHGREDEALEVLNQLSLATGDVRVDSVNLEYAQIRLALEEEMAATVRDKNGDPISAVRACFTIGRERYFYRVMLGVGSQFMQQLCGINLITYYAPVIFEQSVGLSRDISLLMSGFNGIAYFLSSLIPIWTIDRIGRRKLMLFAAIGQCACMAILAGTTSVSFKGTGIVAATMLFLFNFFFAVGLLAIPWLLPSEYAPLPIRASAAALASASNWIFTFLVVEITPVSISSIGYKTYIYFCVFNACFIPLIYFFYPETAKLSLEQIDLLFTGEKILRILPDELRNLHPGEEHGMVEREVDSRASGDDKDLPITIEHQRPIPFKKEATEKV, from the exons ATGTTACGTAACACTCTCCTCAAAGGAAGAGCTGTCAATTGGGCCATCACGGCTTG TTGCGGTTCCGCATTCTT ACTTTTTGGATATGACCAAGGAGTCATGTCTGGTCTCTTGACCGGTTCTGCCTTTACGCAGCAGTTCCCGGAAATCG ACACCACCGACGGTGGTAATGGTTCTGCCTCCCTTCAGGGTACCGTCGTCGCCATATATGAAATTGGATGTCTCTTCGGTTCCCTGttcactttcttcttcggcgaGAGATTAGGTCGACGCCGATGTATCATGCTCGGTTGTACGGTTCTGATCATCGGTGCAACTCTACAGACTGCCTCTTTCGGTATTCCTCAACTCATCGTCGGACGTATCATCACTGGCCTTGGTAATGGTGTCAACACAAGTACTGTCCCCGTATGGCATAGTGAGACCACTCAAGCAACGGACCGTGGTCGAGCTCTTGCCATCGAGCTGGCTATCAATATTTTCGGTGTT ATGACCGCATATTGGATTGATTACGGCATGAGCTTTGTAAACAGCCCGGCTCAATTCCGAGCCCCTCTGGCCATCCAATTGCTGTTTGCCATTGTaaccatcctcctcgttcTCGTCCTTCCTGAATCACCCCGATGGCTTTTGAAGCACGGACGGGAAGACGAAGCTCTTGAAGTGCTCAACCAGCTCTCTCTCGCCACCGGTGATGTCCGGGTCGACTCTGTAAACCTCGAATATGCACAAATTCGGCTTGCcctcgaagaagagatggctGCAACTGTGCGGGACAAGAATGGCGATCCCATTTCGGCTGTTCGTGCATGTTTTACCAtcggaagagagagatatTTCTATCGTGTTATGCTTGGAGTTGGGTCTCAGTTCATGCAGCAACTGTGTGGTATCAACTT GATCACATACT ATGCTCCCGTCATCTTTGAACAGTCCGTCGGGTTGTCCCGCGacatctccctcctcatgTCCGGCTTCAACGGCATCGCTTACTTCCTGTCTTCTTTAATACCCATCTGGACCATTGACCGGATCGGCAGA CGTAAGCTCATGCTGTTCGCTGCCATCGGACAATGTGCTTGTATGGCGATTCTCGCGGGCACCACTTCGGTCTCCTTCAAAGGGACTGGTATTGTCGCCGCAACAATGCTCTTCCTGTTCAA cttcttcttcgccgtTGGACTACTTGCCATTCCTTGGTTGCTTCCTTCAGAGTATGCCCCATTACCCATCCGAGCTTCTGCCGCCGCCCTCGCTTCGGCATCAAACTGGATC TTTACATTCCTCGTTGTCGAAATCACCCCGGTCTCCATCAGTTCCATCGGCTATAAGACTTACATCTATTTCTGCGTCTTCAATGCCTGCTTTATTCCGCTCATCTATTTCTTTTACCCCGAAACCGCCAAACTATCCTTGGAGCAAATCGACTTGCTCTTCACAGGCGAAAAGATTCTAAGGATTTTGCCGGAT GAACTTCGAAACCTCCACCCTGGAGAGGAACACGGCATGGTCGAGCGTGAGGTAGATAGCAGAGCTAGTGGTGATGACAAGGACTTGCCGATCACCATTGAGCACCAGCGACCCATTCCGTTTAAAAAGGAGGCAACGGAAAAGGTGTAA
- a CDS encoding hypothetical protein (HMMPfam hit to adh_short, short chain dehydrogenase, score: 173.2, E(): 5.2e-49) produces the protein MTAESFNAAQKFENGEEVVDLAVAGQPQPEDATPLVSLKTPQLFSLAKQGVIVTGAARGLGLAMAISLLEASAAHVYCVDVLPSPVTDEWDLAQRTAKGFGSTIEYRRLDITDEEAVKSSFADIYSTCSYPVKGLFAAAGIQQMIPAFDYPAKDFRRIMEVNVTGTFLTVQAAAKEMKARKIAGSIVITASMSGSIANKGLTCSAYNTSKSALLQLCRSVAAEWGQHGIRVNTLSPGYIRTAMTDGLLSELPDLEQEWLRGSMLDRLSTPDEYRGPLLFLLSNASSFVTGADLLVDGGHTAF, from the exons ATGACTGCAGAATCTTTCAATGCTGCTCAAAAATTCGAAAACGGAGAGGAAGTCGTCGATCTGGCTGTGGCCGGTCAACCTCAACCGGAGGACG CCACCCCTTTGGTCTCTTTGAAGACCCCCCAGTTGTTCTCCTTAGCCAAACAAGGAGTTATCGTTACTGGTGCTGCCCGAGGTCTCGGTTTGGCCATGgccatctccctccttgAGGCTTCCGCCGCTCACGTATATTGTGTCGACGTTCTCCCCTCTCCAGTCACGGACGAGTGGGATCTCGCACAGCGCACCGCAAAGGGATTCGGAAGCACAATCGAGTACCGTCGTCTCGACATCACCGACGAAGAGGCCGTTAAATCGTCATTCGCAGACATCTACTCGACATGTTCTTATCCGGTCAAAGGACTCTTTGCAGCAGCGGGAATCCAACAAATGATTCCAGCTTTCGATTATCCGGCCAAGGACTTCAGACGAATCATGGAAGTAAATGTTACCG GAACCTTCTTGACGGTGCAGGCAGCCGCTAAGGAAATGAAAGCACGTAAAATTGCGGGCAGCATCGTCATTACAGCCTCTATGTCTGGGTCTATTGCTAACAAGG GTTTGACTTGTTCGGCTTACAACACCTCAAAATCGGCTCTCTTGCAACTCTGTCGCAGCGTCGCAGCCGAGTGGGGTCAACATGGAATCCGAGTTAAC ACTCTCTCTCCAGGATATATCAGGACAGCCATGACGGACGGACTTCTCTCTGAGCTACCCGACCTTGAGCAGGAGTGGCTACGAGGAAGTATGCTCGATCGTCTATCCACTCCTGACGAATATCGAGGACCACTTTTGTTCTTGCTCAGTAACGCTTCCAGTTTCGTCACCGGGGCGGATCTTCTCGTGGATGGTGGTCACACCGCATTCTAG
- a CDS encoding hypothetical protein (HMMPfam hit to Transket_pyr, Transketolase, pyridine binding domain, score: 174.2, E(): 2.6e-49; HMMPfam hit to Transketolase_N, Transketolase, thiamine diphosphate binding domain, score: 567.2, E(): 1.3e-167) yields MTATRNTNGHGELNREAHTTNKVVSEKEEQLVLNTIRCLAADLCQQYKGGHPGTVMGASAIGIALWRYEMRYNPLNPDWFNRDRFVLSAGHACLFQYIFLHLSGYEAWTLDQIKMYHSPATSGSMAAGHPEIEYPGIEVTTGPLGQGISNAVGMAIASKQLAATYNREGLDIVDNKIWCFTGDGCLQEGVGQEAISLAGHLGLDNLILVYDNNAVTVDGRIDNCFTENTSKKLQAQGWNVIDVYDGSNDLAAILEGFDKAKQFKGKPSLVNIRTVIGYSSRKANTGPAHGQALGDDEVAYVKTQLGFDPAQKFVIPDKAYEYFAECKIKGAKANEEWNEKFEAYSKAYPDLYKQLTDRMNGRFAPDGWETLLPAKKDLPQGDQPTRKSSGIAVQTLVPKNNTFIAGSADLLESTFVNFDGQVEFQNPSSGLGDYTGRQIRFGIREFAMVGLGNGMAAYHKGMFIPIMSTFFMFWIYAAPAARMAALQHLRFIGVATHDSIGIGEDGPTHQPIALAAFYRALPNINLIRPADAEECMGMWLLALSDQSANTPSIFALSRQPVPLLSGTDRTKVAQGAYIVYGDDRSPDMTIIATGAEVARAIESAKLLKSVKKVRVVSMPSQKHFDIQTAEYKELVLKSSTALVVAIEAWASYGWARYAHASLSMQTFGHSAPQQQLYEHFGFSPKAMAEKIDEWAARWQTKGGRPGLGDFEELLLRYTQH; encoded by the exons ATGACGGCCACCAGAAACACGAATGGGCACGGAGAGCTGAACCGGGAGGCTCACACAACCAACAAAGTAGTTTCC gaaaaagaagaacaatTGGTGCTGAACACGATACGATGCCTTGCAGCAGACTTGTGTCAGCAG TACAAAGGCGGTCATCCCGGTACTGTTATGGGTGCCTCAGCCATAGGGATTGCCTTGTGGAGATATGAGATGAGATACAACCCTCTAAACCCCGACTGGTTCAATCGAGACC GCTTCGTCCTTTCGGCTGGACATGCTTGTCTTTTCCAATATATtttcctccatctttccGGCTACGAAGCTTGGACATTGGACCAAATCAAGATGTATCACTCCCCAGCGACTTCGGGATCTATGGCCGCAGGACACCCTGAGATAGAATACCCAG GTATCGAGGTGACAACTGGACCCCTCGGACAGGGTATCTCTAACGCGGTCGGGATGGCAATTGCATCAAAGCAGCTTGCGGCGACATACAACAGGGAAGGGCTGGATATAGTGGACAACAAAATCTGGTGTTTCACCGGTGATGGCTGTTTACAAGAAGGTGTTGGCCAGGAAG CCATTTCGCTGGCAGGGCATTTGGGATTGGATAATTTGATCCTGGTATATGACAACAATGCTGTCACGGTAGACGGCCGAATCGACAACTGTTTTACCGAGAACACTTCGAAAAAACTACAAGCTCAAGGCTGGAATGTCATCGACGTCTATGATGGCTCGAACGAT CTTGCCGCGATCCTAGAAGGGTTTGACAAAGCCAAGCAGTTCAAAGGGAAACCAAGTCTGGTTAATATACGTACAGTCATTGGTTACTCCTCACGAAAAGCCAACACTGGACCGGCCCATGGTCAAGCCTTGGGAGACGATGAAGTGGCATATGTCAAAACTCAACTCGGATTCGATCCTGCTCAGAAATTCGTTATTCCCGACAAGGCATACGAATATTTCGCTGAATGCAAAATCAAGGGTGCAAAGGCAAACGAAGAATGGAACGAAAAATTCGAAGCCTACTCAAAGGCGTATCCAGACTTGTATAAACAGCTGACTGATCGAATGAACGGCAGATTTGCTCCAGATGGTTGGGAAACTCTGTTACCGGCGAAAAAGGATCTTCCGCAAGGGGACCAGCCTACCAGGAAGTCAAGTGGAATCGCAGTTCAAACTTTGGTGCCCAAGAATAATACCTTCATCGCTGGTTCAGCGGACCTCCTCGAATCCACCTTTGTCAATTTCGATGGTCAAGTAGAGTTCCAGAAC CCTTCTTCGGGTCTGGGAGACTACACTGGCAGACAAATTCGCTTCGGCATTAGGGAGTTTGCAATGGTGGGTTTGGGCAACGGTATGGCAGCATATCACAAGGGAATGTTCATCCC TATCATGTCTACGTTCTTCATGTTTTGGATCTACGCTGCCCCGGCCGCCCGAATGGCCGCTTTACAACATCTGCGATTCATCGGAGTTGCCACTCATGATTCCATCGGTATAGGGGAAGATG GTCCCACCCATCAGCCCATCGCTCTGGCTGCTTTCTACAGAGCCTTACCGAACATCAACCTTATCCGACCTGCCGATGCAGAGGAATGTATGGGAATGTGGCTCTTGGCTCTATCGGATCAATCAGCAAACACCCCCAGCATCTTCGCCTTGTCTCGACAACCCGTGCCCCTTCTTTCCGGAACCGACCGTACAAAGGTCGCACAAGGGGCTTACATTGTTTACGGTGATGACAGAAGTCCGGATATGACGATTATTGCAACCGGTGCTGAAGTCGCCCGAGCAATCGAGTCTGCCAAGCTGCTGAAGTCGGTCAAGAAGGTCCGAGTAGTCTCGATGCCTTCCCAGAAACACTTCGACATTCAAACTGCAGAATACAAAGAATTGGTTCTAAAGAGCTCCACCGCCCTCGTGGTCGCAATTGAAGCATGGGCTTCTTACGGTTGGGCTAGATACGCACATGCTTCGTTGTCCATGCAGACTTTC GGTCACTCGGCACCTCAACAGCAGCTGTATGAGCATTTCGGATTCTCTCCGAAAGCCATGGCAGAGAAGATTGATGAGTGGGCGGCCAGGTGGCAAACGAAAGGAGGCCGGCCAGGACTTGGTGATTTCGAAGAGCTGTTGCTGCGCTATACGCAACATTGA
- a CDS encoding hypothetical protein (HMMPfam hit to cobW, Cobalamin synthesis protein/P47K, score: 310.2, E(): 3e-90), whose translation MPVPTDEDKRLPVTLLSGFLGSGKTTLLSYILKSKEHGLRCAVVVNDMGSLNIDAALINNHKLTQKEEKVVQMQNGCICCTLRADLLEEIATLAEAGQYDSGISEPIQVAETFTTEFAETMGEGTVEEIIDSLPEDASTTPESRRRLAELIHAGGLSKVARLDCCVSMVDCTTFLDDFDTTDFLTDRHGKEVAPEDERNITDLLTDQIEFANVILLNKTDMVSREHVAKVEGLVKTLNPTAKIILTSYSKVDLKDILNTRLFDFGKAAMGAGWLQSLRENTLTEFTDARGNKKMVPKPETLEYGIGSFVYTARRPFHPRRLWDLVSKPFCVLQTTFEDDEDQDSDEEDEDDEMIQELTEEEGKQAMFEQMQKEKAELDLPGRAKYKRESPIWKGLLRSKGFVWLATRPHVHGEWSQAGIMFTLNGGGPWMCRIPESEWPGGDDQEVIDAIKLDFMGPWGDRRQELVFIGQNLDKELITKTLNNTLLNDKEWAQWEKIMNSRRSEEKKLERLCNVFDDGWEAWMDPEASVEEEEVNEGHRHAHAHDVPLVTKKAKLSA comes from the exons ATGCCCGTCCCTACTGACGAAGACAAGCGCCTCCCTGTTACCCTATTGAGTGGGTTTTTAGGTAGTGGAAAGACCACTCTTTTATCCTACATTCTCAAGTCCAAGGAGCACGGACTACGATGCGCAGTCGTAGTAAATGATATGGGATCTTTGAAT ATCGATGCCGCATTGATCAACAACCACAAACTTActcagaaggaagagaaggttgTACAGATGCAAAATG GCTGCATTTGCTGCACCCTTCGAGCGGATTTGTTGGAAGAAATCGCTACTCTAGCTGAAGCAGGCCAATATGA CTCCGGTATCTCTGAACCTATCCAAGTTGCCGAAACATTTACCACCGAGTTTGCGGAAACCATGGGGGAAGGTACCGTCGAGGAAATCATCGATTCCCTTCCCGAAGACGCCAGCACTACCCCTGAGTCCCGGCGTCGCTTGGCCGAGCTAATCCATGCTGGTGGTCTTTCAAAGGTTGCCAGGCTTGACTGTTGCGTCAGTATGGTAGATTGTACTACCTTCCTCGATGATTTCGATACAACAGACTTCCTTACCGATCGTCATGGAAAGGAAGTCGCAccggaggatgagagaaaCATTACCGACTT GTTGACCGACCAGATCGAGTTTGCCAATGTGATTTTATTGAATAAAACGGACATGGTATCCAGGGAGCACGTTGCCAAAGTGGAAGGTTTAGTGAAAACTCTCAACCC CACGGCCAAAATCATCTTGACATCTTATTCCAAGGTGGATCTCAAGGACATCCTCAACACTCGCCTGTTTGACTTTGGTAAAGCTGCCATGGGTGCTGGATGGCTTCAATCCCTTCGCGAAAACACATTAACGGAGTTCACCGATGCTCGAGGTAACAAGAAAATGGTACCCAAACCCGAGACTTTGGA ATACGGTATCGGCTCTTTCGTGTACACCGCCCGTCgccccttccatcctcgccGCCTTTGGGACCTCGTATCTAAACCCTTCTGCGTCCTCCAAACGACATTcgaagacgatgaggatCAAGATtccgacgaagaagatgaagacgacgagATGATTCAAGAATTgaccgaggaagaagggaaacaAGCGATGTTCGAGCAGAtgcagaaagaaaaagctGAGCTTGATTTGCCTGGTCGGGCTAAGTACAAGAGGGAATCTCCTATTTGGAAGGGGTTGCTAAGGAGTAAAGGGTTTGTTTGGCTTGCTACAAGGCCACATGTGCATGGCGAGTGGTCTCAGGCAGGC ATCATGTTCACTTTAAACGGCGGTGGTCCTTGGATGTGCCGTATCCCAGAAAGCGAGTGGCCTGGCGGAGACGATCAAGAGGTTATTGATGCAATCAAGCTTGACTTTATGGGACCATGGGGCGATC GCCGTCAAGAAC TGGTGTTTATCGGGCAAAACTTAGACAAAGAACTCATTACAAAAACACTTAACAACACTCTCCTCAACGACAAAGAATGGGCTCAATGGGAAAAG ATTATGAACTCTCGCCGCtcagaagagaagaagctggaaCGTCTTTGTAACGTCTTCGATG ATGGATGGGAAGCGTGGATGGATCCCGAAGCTTCTgtagaggaggaagaggtcaaTGAAGGCCACAGACATGCGCATGCTCATGACGTACCTTTGGTaacgaagaaggcgaagctCTCGGCGTAG